From one Gadus morhua chromosome 8, gadMor3.0, whole genome shotgun sequence genomic stretch:
- the pitrm1 gene encoding presequence protease, mitochondrial isoform X4, with the protein MSGPNSPFYRALLEPKIGSDFSSVVGYDGSTRQASFSVGLQGTAEEDVEKVKHIISQTLREVIATGFEEERVEALLHKIEIQMKHQSTSFGLSLASYIASCWNHDGDPVELLNIGELVSRFRRCLKEDPRYLQDKVQHYLQDNPHRLTLSMSPDQAYLEKQVLAEQEKLQRKTEALTEGDRQEIYHKGLELLEAQSQAQDASCLPALQVSDIQRTTPTTPVEMGTAGGVAVQYCKQPTNGMLYFRSMCSLNTLPEELKVYVPLFCSVLTQLGCGSLDYRQQAQQMELKTGGMSVSPLVIQDSAHLDMYEQGVLLFSSCLERNVPDMFGLWSDIFNSPHFDDEERLRVLVMMSAQELANGISDSGHMYAMTQTGRSLTPAGGLQETFGGMEQVKFMKRIAEMSDLGPVLRALPRIKKHILNPDNMRCAVNATPQKMSAAAGQLESFMKDVAGNRRSHKTTTPHIVERPVEDSEASRKLVSEVGFQPCQMKTFFPMAFPVNFVSESIRTVPFTHADYASLYILARMMSAKYLHGEIREKGGAYGGGARMGGGLFSFYSYRDPNSVQTLSAFRRGVDWARSGSFSQQDIDEAKLSVFSAVDAPVAPSNKGMGRFLNGMTDEVRQAHRERLFAVSQKELVDVASRYLGVGQQTSASAILGPENESIKKDPSWIIK; encoded by the exons ATGTCCGGGCCCAACTCCCCCTTCTACCGCGCGCTGCTGGAGCCCAAGATCGGGAGCGACTTCTCCTCCGTCGTAGG gTACGACGGCAGCACGCGGCAGGCCTCGTTCAGCGTGGGGCTCCAGGGGACGGCGGAGGAGGACGTGGAGAAGGTCAAACACATCATCAGCCAAACCCTCAGGGAGGTCATCGC gACGGGCTTTGAGGAGGAGCGTGTGGAGGCTCTGCTCCATAAGATCGAGATCCAGATGAAGCATCAGTCCACCAGCTTCGGCCTCTCCCTGGCCTCG tacatCGCGTCGTGCTGGAACCACGACGGAGACCCCGTGGAGCTGCTGAACATCGGGGAGCTGGTCTCCAGGTTCAGACGCTGCCTCAAGGAGGACCCCCGCTACCTCCAGGATAAGGTCCAGCACTAcctccag GACAACCCCCACAGACTGACCCTGTCCATGAGCCCGGACCAGGCCTACCTAGAGAAGCAGGTCCTGGCCGAGCAGGAGAAGCTCCAGAGGAAAACCGAGGCGCTGACAGAGGGAGACCGCCAGGAGATCTACCACAAGG gtctggagctgctggaggctcAGAGTCAGGCCCAGGACGCGTCCTGCCTGCCCGCCCTCCAGGTGTCTGACATCCAGCGCACCACCCCTACCACGCCCGTGGAGATGGGCACCGCAG ggggcgtggccgtgCAGTACTGCAAGCAGCCGACCAATGGGATGCTGTACTTCCGGTCCATGTGCAGTCTGAACACGTTGCCAGAGGAGCTGAAGGTCTACGTTCCTCTGTTCTGCAGCGTCCTCACCCA gctgGGCTGCGGCTCTCTGGACTACCGGCAGCAGGCCCAGCAGATGGAGCTCAAGACGGGGGGGATGTCCGTTTCCCCACTGGTGATCCAGGACTCCGCCCACCTCGACATGTACGAACAG GGCGtcctgctcttctcctcctgtcTGGAGCGCAACGTTCCTGACATGTTCGGCCTGTGGAGCGACATCTTCAACAG CCCTCATTTTGACGACGAGGAACGCCTGCGCGTGCTCGTGATGATGTCAGCGCAGGAGCTGGCCAATGGGATCTCCGACTCGGGTCACATGTATGCCATGACGCAGACGGGGCGGAGCCTGACACCGGCCGGGGGGCTGCAGGAGACATTTGGGGGGATGGAGCAG GTGAAGTTCATGAAGAGGATAGCGGAGATGTCGGACCTCGGCCCGGTCCTACGCGCCCTTCCTCGGATCAAGAAGCACATCCTGAACCCTGACAACATGAG GTGTGCGGTGAATGCGACGCCTCAGAAGATGTCCGCCGCTGCGGGACAGCTGGAGTCCTTCATGAAGGACGTGGCCGGAAACAGACGTTCACACaagaccaccaccccccacatcGTAGAG CGGCCGGTTGAAGACTCTGAAGCCAGCAGGAAGCTGGTCTCG GAAGTGGGGTTCCAGCCGTGCCAGATGAAGACCTTTTTCCCGATGGCGTTCCCCGTCAACTTCGTCAGCGAGAGCATCCGCACCGTGCCGTTCACACACGCTGACTACGCCAG TCTGTACATCCTGGCCAGGATGATGTCGGCCAAGTACCTCCACGGGGAGATCAGAGAGAAGGGCGGGGCCTACGGCGGCGGAGCCCGGATGGGAGGCGGCCTCTTCTCCTTCTACTCATACAG GGACCCTAACTCGGTGCAGACCCTATCGGCGTTCCGCAGGGGGGTCGACTGGGCGCGCTCCGGTTCCTTCTCCCAGCAGGACATTGACGAGGCCAAGCTGTCCGTGTTCTCCGCTGTTGACGCCCCCGTGGCGCCCTCCAACAAAG GTATGGGTCGCTTCCTGAACGGGATGACGGACGAAGTGCGGCAGGCCCACCGCGAGAGGCTGTTCGCCGTGTCGCAGAAGGAGCTGGTGGACGTAGCGTCCAG GTACCTCGGCGTCGGCCAGCAGACCAGcgcgtccgccatcttgggcCCAGAGAATGAGAGCATAAAGAAGGACCCATCTTGGATCATCAAATAA